CGCGGCGCTGATCGGCATCGGCAAATGGGTGCTGCCGCGGGTGTTCTTCGAGGTCGCCAAGACGCATTCGGATGAGCTGTTCGTGCTCGCCGCGTTGCTGGTGGCCCTGCTGGCGGCGCTGCTGACGGACGCCTTTGGCCTGTCGATGACACTGGGCGCCTTCATCGCCGGCATGATGCTCGGCGAGAGCCATTTCCGGCACCGCATCGAGGTCGAGATCCGGCCGTTTCGGGACGTGCTGCTGGGCATTTTCTTCGTCAGTGTGGGCATGTTGCTGGTGCCGGCGCAGTTGCTGCCGCGCTGGTCGGCGTTGCTGGGCCTGACCGCGGCCCTGCTGGTGTTCAAGACGGTCATTGTGATGGTGCTGGGGCGCTGGTTGGGCGAGGACCGGCTGACTTCGCTGCGCGCGGCGCTGTTGCTGGCACAGGGCGGTGAATTCGGCTTTGCCCTGCTGGCGGTGGCCGGTACCTACCACTTGATCGACCCCGGCCAGGCCACGCTGGTGGCCGCCAGCATCGTGCTGAGCATGGCGTTGACACCGCTGATCGTGCGTCACAACGGGCGCATCGCCGCCTGGTTTTTGCGGCACCGCCACCCGCTGCCCGCCGCGCAGGCCGATCTTGTCGACGTGAGCGGCGCCACCGGCGCGCTGAGCGGTCACGTCGTCATTTGCGGCTACGGGCGCGTCGGCCAGGCGGTGGGGCGCATCCTGACCCGCGAGGGCGTCGCGTTCGTCGCCGTCGACGAAGACCCGGTGCGCGTGCAGGAGGCCCTGCTGGGCGGCGAGAACGTGTTCTACGGTGACGCCCGCCGGCCCGCTTTGCTGCATGCGCTTGGCATTGCCCGGGCCCGTCTGGTGCTGGTGAGCTTCACCGACCACCGGCACGCGCTGGCCATCGTGCGGGCGGTGCGCGAGCGGGCCCCCGAGTTGCCGATCCTGGTGCGCACCACCGACGACCGCTACCGGGATGTCCTGAAGCAGGCCGGCGTGACGGCCGTGGTGCCGGAAACCTTCGAGGCCAGCCTGACGCTGGCCTCGCACGTGCTGGCGCTGCTCGATTTCCCGATGGAGCGGGTGCAGCAGAGCGTGCAGGGCGTGCGCGAGGAGCGCTACGGCGTGCTGCGCGGCTATTTTCACGGTCAGCGCTCGCGCATCGAGGACACGCAGGGCCAGGCCCTCGAAGTGCGCCACGCCGTGCGCCTGCCGGACGAGGCGCGCGCGGTCGGCCTGCGCCTGGACGAGCTGGATCTGGCCCGCACCGGCGCCGAGGTGCGCGGCGTGCGCCGCGCCGGGGCGGGGGAGTTGGTGCCGGCCGCCGACCTGCGTCTGCAGGCCGGCGACGCGGTGGTGTTGTTTGGCACCGCAAGTCAGGTGGAGAACGCCGAACGACGATTGCTGGGTGGTTAGGCTGCATCCGGCGTGCCTTGATTCTTGTGCGAGCTGAGCCATTGCGGGCCGGAAACACCATCACCGCGCCTCTGGTCGCTCGCCCGGAGTCCGACTTTCAGGCACGCGCCGTACGCTGGCGGACGTACGCAGGCGTGTTTCTTCCCCCTGCAAGGGGCACCCGGGCTGCGTTATCCTTGCCGCCCCCCGAGGCCGGCGGGTACCCGCCGGCCGGCTCCCGTCGTTTTTTGATCCCCGATCCGGAGAACTGCATGTCCCTGCCGCGCCGGCAACTCGCCAACGCCGTCCGGGCGCTGGCCATGGACGCGGTAGAGGCCGCCAAGTCCGGCCATCCCGGCATGCCGATGGGCATGGCCGACATCGCCGAAGTTTTGTGGAACGACCTGCTGCGCCACAACCCGGCCGACCCGGCCTGGCCGGACCGCGACCGCTTCGTGGTCTCCAACGGCCACGGCTCGATGCTGCTGTACGCGCTGCTGCACCTGAGCGGCTACGACCTGCCGCTGGATGAGCTGAAACGCTTCCGGCAGCTGCACTCCAAAACCCCCGGCCATCCCGAGTACGGCCTGACACCGGGCGTGGAGACCACCACCGGGCCGCTCGGTCAGGGCCTGGCCAACGCGGTCGGCATGGCAATCGCCGAACGGCGGCTGGCGGCCGAATTCAACCGGCCCGGCCATGCCATCGTGGATCACCACACCTACGTGTTCGTCGGCGACGGCTGCCTGATGGAAGGCGTCTCGCACGAGGCCTGTTCGCTCGCCGGCACGCTGGGCCTGGGCAAGCTGATCGCGCTGTACGACGACAACGGCATCTCCATCGATGGCCAGGTCAGCGGCTGGTTCGCCGACGACACGCCGGCCCGCTTCGAGGCCTACGGCTGGCATGTCATCCGCAAGGTGGATGGCCATGATGCCGCGGCCGTCGCCGCCGCCCTGCAACAGGCGCGGGCCGAGACCGCCAGGCCCACACTCATCTGCTGCCGCACGGTGATCGGTTTCGGGGCGCCCAACAAGCAGGGCAAGGCGTCGGCGCACGGCGCGCCGCTGGGCGGCGACGAAATCGCCGCGGCACGCGCGCAGCTCGGCTGGGCGTACGGTCCTTTCGAAGTTCCGGCCGACATATACGCCGCCTGGGACGCCCGGCCGCGGGGCGCCGCGCTGCAAGTCGACTGGCAGGACCGCTTCGATCGCTATGCGGACGAGTACCCCACACTGGCGGCGGAATTCCGGCGCCGCATGGCCGGCCGCCTGCCGGCTGACTTCGCCGCCCAGGCACAGGCCATCGTGGCCCGTTTCCAGGCCGACGCGAAGGACGTCGCCAGCCGCCAGGCCTCGCAGCTGGCACTCGAAGCCTTCGGCCCGCTGCTGCCGGAATTGCTCGGTGGCTCGGCCGATCTGACCGAATCGAACCTCACGCACTGGTCGGGCGCGCAGGCACTGGACGCCAGCCAGCCCGCCGGCCAGCACCTGCACTACGGCGTGCGGGAGTTCGGCATGACCGCGATCATGAACGGCATTGCCCTGCACGGCGGCTTGCTGCCGTATGGCGGTACCTTTCTGGTGTTCTCGGATTACGCCCGAAACGGCCTGCGCATGGCGGCGCTGATGGGCCTGCGGGTGGTGCACGTGCTGACGCACGACTCGATCGGTCTGGGCGAGGACGGCCCCACCCACCAGCCGGTGGAACATGTGTCCAGCCTGCGGCTGGTGCCGGGTCTGAGCGTGTGGCGGCCGTGCGATGCGGCCGAGACCGCCGTCGCCTGGGCACAGGCCTTGACGGCCGAAGGGCCGACCGCGCTCGCCTTGTCGCGTCAGAAGCTGCCGCATCAGGCGCGCGATGCGGGGCAGCTGGCGGCGGTGGAGCGGGGCGGCTATGTGCTGGCGGACGCCGCCGGTGAGCCGGAGGTGATCCTCATCGCCAGCGGTTCGGAAGTGGCGCTGGCGATGGCGGCGCGCGAGCGCCTGGCGGCCGAGGGCGTTGCTGCGCGCGTAGTGTCGATGCCGTGCCTGGAGCGTTTCGCGGCGCAGGACGCGGGCTACCGTGACAGCGTGCTGCCGCCGTCGGTGACGGCGCGGGTGGCGGTCGAGGCCGGCGTGACCGGGCTTTGGTGGCGTTACGTGGGTGATCGCGGTCAGGTGATCGGTCTGGACCGCTTCGGCGAGTCGGCGCCGGCCGGGGCGCTGTTCGAGTATTTCGGATTCACGCCCGAGGCCGTGGCAGCCGCGGCGCGGGCGACGCTGCAAAGGGGCTGACACAGGCTGGCTGGACGATCATCGCGCCGTAGGAGGGCGATCATCGCGCTTGTAGGAGCCCGGCTTGCCGGGCGATCGCGCAGCGAAGCTGCGCTCCTACATGGGGGTGACGGATTCGCCGCGACCCGGCGCGGCGGCCACGACGGGGTCGGTTGTAGGAGCCCGGCTTGCCGGGCGATCGCGCAGCGAAGCTGCGCTCCTACAGGTGTGAGGTGTGGTGTGCTTGGCGCGCGGGCGGACTCTGTCTCGATCAGTGTTCACCAAATCAATTGGTTAATTCGATTTCTGCAAGGAGAACGGTGAAATGGCGATCAAGGTGGCAATCAACGGCTATGGCCGCATCGGGCGCAACGTGCTGCGTGCGCTCTACGAGAGTGGGCGCACCGGCGAGGTGCAGATAGTGGCCGTCAACGACCTGGGCGACGCCAACATCCTGGCCCACCTGACCCGTTACGACACCGCCCACGGCAAGTTCCCCGGCACCGTCGAGGTGACCGACGGCGCCATGATCGTGAACGGCGACCGCATTCGCGTGACCGCCCAGCGCGACCCGGCCAAGCTGCCGTGGGCGGAGCTGGGCGTGGACGTGGTGCTCGAATGCACCGGCTTTTTCGCCAGCAAGGAAAAGGCCTCGGCCCATCTGACCGCCGGCGCGCGCAAGGTGCTGATCTCGGCCCCGGCTGGCGGCGTGGACGCCACCATCGTCTATGGCGTCAACCACGGCGTGCTCAAGGCCGGCGACACGGTCGTCTCGAATGCCTCCTGCACCACCAACTGTCTGGCGCCGCTGGCCAAGGTCATGCACGAGAAGTTCGGCCTGCTGCAGGGCCTGATGACCACCGTGCATTCCTACACCAACGACCAGGTGCTGACCGACGTCTATCACGAGGACGTGCGCCGCGCCCGTTCGGCCACGCAGTCCATGATTCCCACCAAGACCGGCGCCGCCGCCGCGGTCGGCCTGGTGCTGCCGGAACTCAAGGGCAAGCTCGACGGCTTCGCCATCCGCGTGCCGACCATCAACGTGTCGATCGTGGACCTGACCTTCACGGCCGGGCGCGCCACCAGCGTGGACGAGATCAACGCCGCCGTGCGCGAGGCCGCCAATGGCCCGCTCAAGGGCATCCTCGCCTACACCGACGAGCCGCTGGTGTCGGTCGACTTCAACCACAACCCGGCTTCGTCCACTTACGATGCCACGCTGACCAAGGTCATCGACGGCACGCTGGTGAAGGTCTGCTCCTGGTACGACAACGAGTGGGGCTTCTCGAACCGCATGCTGGACACCGCCCTGGCGCTGGCCAAGGTCGGCTGAGCATGGCCGGGGCGCTGAAGGTGCTGCGCATGGGTGAGCTGGCACTGGCCGGCAAGCGGGTGATGATCCGCGCCGACCTGAACGTGCCGCTGCGCGACGGCGTGATCCTGGACGACACCCGCATCCGCGCCTTCGTGCCGACCGCACAGGCGGCGCTGGCCGCCGGCGCGGCGGTGCTGGTGCTGTCGCACCTCGGCCGGCCCAAGGAAGGCGCCTTCGATGCCGAGGCCAGCCTGGCGCCGGTGGCCCGTCGCCTGGGCGATCTGCTCGGCCGGCCGGTGCCGTGCGTGGGCGCCTGGCTGGATGGCGTCGCCATCCAGCCAGGCGAGATTGCGCTGGGCGAGAACGTGCGCTTCAACGTCGGTGAGAAAAAGAACGACGATGCCCTGGCGCAGCGCATGGCGGCGCTGTGCGACGTGTTCGTGATGGACGCATTCGGCACCGCGCACCGGGCGGAGGCCTCCACCCACGGCGTGGCCAAATACGCGCCGGTGGCCTGCGCCGGGCCGCTGCTGGTGGCCGAACTGGACGCCCTGCACCTGGCGCTGGCGGCGCCAAAACGCCCTCTGGTGGCCATCGTCGGCGGCGCCAAGGTGTCGAGCAAGCTCGCCGTGCTGACCAACCTGCTGCCGATGGTGGACCGGCTGATCGTCGGCGGCGGCATCGCCAACACCTTCCTGGTCGCGGCTGGCCACGACGTCGGGCATTCCCTGTATGAGCCCGACCTGGTCGAAACCGCCCGCGGCCTGCTGGAACAGGCCAGGGAACTCGGACGGCCGATTCCGCTGCCACGACGCGTGGTGGTCGCCACCGAGATCGGCGACACCGTACCCAGTGCGGTCAAGGACGTGGGCAACGTGGATGCCGACGAGATGATTCTGGATTTCGACGCCGACTTTGCCAGCGAACTGGGCGACATCATCCGCAGCGCCGGCACGGTGGTCTGGAACGGGCCGCTGGGCGTGTTCGAATACCCGGCCTTCGCGCAGGGCACGCGCCTGCTGGCGCAGGCGATTGCCGACTCGCCGGCGTTTTCCATCTGCGGCGGCGGCGAGACGCTGGCCGCCATCGCCAAGTTCGGCATCGCCGACCGCGTGTCGTACATTTCGACCGGCGGCGGTGCCTTCCTGGAAGTCCTGGAAGGCAAGACCCTGCCGGCGGTCGAGGTGCTTGAGCAGCGCGCGGCAGCCCGGACATAAAGCAGCAGGGGCGACCTCGACCACCGTCGCCGCTGCTGACACAAAACATTCAAGAGGAGACGCCAACATGAGTCAACGTTTCGCCGGCAAGGTAGCCATCGTCACCGGCGGCGGTGCCGGCATCGGCCGCGCCATCGTCGATGAGTGGGTCAGGGACGGCGGCAGCGTCACCATCTGTGATATGGACCTGCACGCGGCGCAGAAGGCCGCCGCCGAAGTCGCCGCGGCCGGTGGCCAGGCGCTGGCGCTGGAAATGGACGTCAACGATCTGGCCGCCGTCGCGGCCATGGTGCCGGCCACCGTCCAGCGCTTTGGCGGGCTCGACGTCCTGTTCAACGTGGCCGGCAACAACATGATGAAGAACGTCGAGGAGGCCAACGACGAGGAATGGCGCTTCATCGTCGACACCAACCTGACCTCCGTGTACCGCTGCTCGCACGTGGCGATCCCCGAGATCAGGAAGCGCGGCGGCGGCGCCATCATCAACATCGCCTCCACCGCCGGCATCCTGGCCGAGAACCGCTGCGCCGCGTACTCGGCTGCCAAGGCGGCGGTGATCAACCTGTCCAAGAACATGGCCATGGATTTCGCGCGCCACAACATTCGCGTCAACGCCATCTGCCCCGGCGGCACCTGGACGCCGCGCATCCGCGGCTACATGGCGCGCTTCCCGGAGCATCAGAAAATGATGACCGACGTGTGCGCCATGCAGCGCATGGCCGAGCCGCACGAGATCGCCAAGCCGGCCGTGTTCCTGGCCTCCGACGATGCGTCCTTCATCACCGGCGCCGCGCTGGTGGTAGACGGCGGCATGACCGCCGGCAAGCGCTTTGAACTGTTCGATTCGATCTGAGACGGTCATGAGCGCCGCCGCCGAAGCTGCCATGCCGCTGGTGGACCTATCCACCTACGGTTGCCCCCTGCACTACGTCAAGGCGCGTCAGGCACTCAGCCGCATGGCGCCGGGTGAGCGGGTGGCGTTTCTGTTCTCGGCCGGTGAGTCGGCAGAGCAGGTGCGCGCCAGCCTGGCCGAGGATGGCCACCGCGTGCTGTCCGTCAGACCCCATGGCGACACCTTGCAGGTCGAGGTCGCCAAGGCGGACTGAATCCGAGCCCGGGAGGCTGTGCCCCATGTAAGGGGCGGGTGGCGCCCCGTAGCTGCAGATTGGCTTGCGTCGTCGCAGTCTTCACCTCCGATGCCGCTCGCAGTTGGAGGGGATGACGAAGCGGCAGTTCTGCGCGCGGGAGCATTTGCGGGCCTCCTCCTTGCCGACCAGCGGATTTTTGCTGTCGGACAATGCGGATCACCGCAGGCTGTCGATAGCCTCGTCGAGCACGCGCTGCCAGTCCGGTCCGGTCAGGCGACGGTAGCCGTCCGGATCGCGGGCCGCGGACGACAGCACCACGTCCGGCGCCGGATCGCGCAGCAGCGCCAGGCTTTGCCGCAGGGTGTCGCGCTGCGCGGCGGCGACGTAGGTGCCCCAGCCGGCGCCGTCCGGAAACAGCGTGTCGCCGGTGAACAGATACGTTGGTCCGTGCGCCGAGCGAATGCGGTAACAGGTGCTGCCGGGCGTGTGGCCGGGCGTGGGGATCACATCCAGGTTGGCCAGGGGTGTATGCGCTGCATCGAAGGCGACGTCCACCGGCGAGATTCGGCCGGCGAAGGGTGCCTCCAGCGCATGACAGCACAGCCTGGCGCCAAAGCGCCGGCGGATGTCGGCTAGGCTGGGTGCCACTTCGTCGCGGTGACTCAGGTACTGCCAGGCAACGCCGCCCAGGCGCTCGATGGCGTCCAGTTCCGCCGCCAGGCCGGTGTTGTAGAACAGCACGTTGCCGTCCGCGCGCAGCCACAGGTAGGCGTGGGTGGTCACGGCGGGACCGAACGGGTATTGGGCGGCGGTTTGCCACAGGTCCGGGAACAGCTGCTGCATGGTGGTTTCCTCCGGTTTGATGGGCCGCCCCGGCGTCGGGCGGGCGGCTGATAGCATTGCCGCACCTGTACTAAAGATGTGCTGCCATGACCATAGCCGTTGCCGTGCGCAAGGGTGGCGAAATCGTGATCGCCGCCGACACTCAGAACAATTTCGGCCACAACCGGGCGCCGATCGCCAACCACCGCACGCAGAAAATCCTGACCGTGGGCGGCAATCATCTGGCCACCAGCGGCTGGGGGCTGTACGCGAACATCCTGGACGATTTCCTGGCCCGCAAGCGGGCGCCCAAGCTCGACACCGAGCGCGACGTGTTCCGGTTTTTCCAGACCTTCTGGAAGGTGTTGCACGAGCACTATTCGCTGGTCAACGATCAGTGCCAGCACGAGGAGGAGCGTTCGCCGTTCGGTGACCTGGACGCCTCGTTCCTGCTGGTCAACGGCGGCGGCATCTTCTTCGTGTCCTCCGACACCAGCGTGACCGAGTTCCAGCAGTACTACGCGGTCGGCTCGGGGGCGGAGTTCGCGTTGGGCGCGCTGCACGCGCTCTATGACAGCGACCTTGATGCCGAGACGCTGGCCCGGCGCGCCTGTGCCGCGGCCAT
This Immundisolibacter cernigliae DNA region includes the following protein-coding sequences:
- a CDS encoding SDR family NAD(P)-dependent oxidoreductase translates to MSQRFAGKVAIVTGGGAGIGRAIVDEWVRDGGSVTICDMDLHAAQKAAAEVAAAGGQALALEMDVNDLAAVAAMVPATVQRFGGLDVLFNVAGNNMMKNVEEANDEEWRFIVDTNLTSVYRCSHVAIPEIRKRGGGAIINIASTAGILAENRCAAYSAAKAAVINLSKNMAMDFARHNIRVNAICPGGTWTPRIRGYMARFPEHQKMMTDVCAMQRMAEPHEIAKPAVFLASDDASFITGAALVVDGGMTAGKRFELFDSI
- a CDS encoding phosphoglycerate kinase yields the protein MKVLRMGELALAGKRVMIRADLNVPLRDGVILDDTRIRAFVPTAQAALAAGAAVLVLSHLGRPKEGAFDAEASLAPVARRLGDLLGRPVPCVGAWLDGVAIQPGEIALGENVRFNVGEKKNDDALAQRMAALCDVFVMDAFGTAHRAEASTHGVAKYAPVACAGPLLVAELDALHLALAAPKRPLVAIVGGAKVSSKLAVLTNLLPMVDRLIVGGGIANTFLVAAGHDVGHSLYEPDLVETARGLLEQARELGRPIPLPRRVVVATEIGDTVPSAVKDVGNVDADEMILDFDADFASELGDIIRSAGTVVWNGPLGVFEYPAFAQGTRLLAQAIADSPAFSICGGGETLAAIAKFGIADRVSYISTGGGAFLEVLEGKTLPAVEVLEQRAAART
- a CDS encoding sulfurtransferase TusA family protein is translated as MSAAAEAAMPLVDLSTYGCPLHYVKARQALSRMAPGERVAFLFSAGESAEQVRASLAEDGHRVLSVRPHGDTLQVEVAKAD
- the gap gene encoding type I glyceraldehyde-3-phosphate dehydrogenase, with amino-acid sequence MAIKVAINGYGRIGRNVLRALYESGRTGEVQIVAVNDLGDANILAHLTRYDTAHGKFPGTVEVTDGAMIVNGDRIRVTAQRDPAKLPWAELGVDVVLECTGFFASKEKASAHLTAGARKVLISAPAGGVDATIVYGVNHGVLKAGDTVVSNASCTTNCLAPLAKVMHEKFGLLQGLMTTVHSYTNDQVLTDVYHEDVRRARSATQSMIPTKTGAAAAVGLVLPELKGKLDGFAIRVPTINVSIVDLTFTAGRATSVDEINAAVREAANGPLKGILAYTDEPLVSVDFNHNPASSTYDATLTKVIDGTLVKVCSWYDNEWGFSNRMLDTALALAKVG
- a CDS encoding MBL fold metallo-hydrolase, with the translated sequence MQQLFPDLWQTAAQYPFGPAVTTHAYLWLRADGNVLFYNTGLAAELDAIERLGGVAWQYLSHRDEVAPSLADIRRRFGARLCCHALEAPFAGRISPVDVAFDAAHTPLANLDVIPTPGHTPGSTCYRIRSAHGPTYLFTGDTLFPDGAGWGTYVAAAQRDTLRQSLALLRDPAPDVVLSSAARDPDGYRRLTGPDWQRVLDEAIDSLR
- a CDS encoding monovalent cation:proton antiporter family protein; this translates as MHGFFAELVIILTASALVLAAFYRLRLPPTLGYLTTGLLIGPGALGLVGNQEAVQYLAEFGVVFLLFSLGLEFSLSRLLAMRRLVFGLGGGQVLICTAAFMAVGLGVGLSPPLALLMAAVLALSSTAVVTRELARSGELYARHGQLGVAVLLFQDLAAVLFLILIPALATEGDGLPLMLAVTVAKGLVLFAALIGIGKWVLPRVFFEVAKTHSDELFVLAALLVALLAALLTDAFGLSMTLGAFIAGMMLGESHFRHRIEVEIRPFRDVLLGIFFVSVGMLLVPAQLLPRWSALLGLTAALLVFKTVIVMVLGRWLGEDRLTSLRAALLLAQGGEFGFALLAVAGTYHLIDPGQATLVAASIVLSMALTPLIVRHNGRIAAWFLRHRHPLPAAQADLVDVSGATGALSGHVVICGYGRVGQAVGRILTREGVAFVAVDEDPVRVQEALLGGENVFYGDARRPALLHALGIARARLVLVSFTDHRHALAIVRAVRERAPELPILVRTTDDRYRDVLKQAGVTAVVPETFEASLTLASHVLALLDFPMERVQQSVQGVREERYGVLRGYFHGQRSRIEDTQGQALEVRHAVRLPDEARAVGLRLDELDLARTGAEVRGVRRAGAGELVPAADLRLQAGDAVVLFGTASQVENAERRLLGG
- the tkt gene encoding transketolase, with protein sequence MPRRQLANAVRALAMDAVEAAKSGHPGMPMGMADIAEVLWNDLLRHNPADPAWPDRDRFVVSNGHGSMLLYALLHLSGYDLPLDELKRFRQLHSKTPGHPEYGLTPGVETTTGPLGQGLANAVGMAIAERRLAAEFNRPGHAIVDHHTYVFVGDGCLMEGVSHEACSLAGTLGLGKLIALYDDNGISIDGQVSGWFADDTPARFEAYGWHVIRKVDGHDAAAVAAALQQARAETARPTLICCRTVIGFGAPNKQGKASAHGAPLGGDEIAAARAQLGWAYGPFEVPADIYAAWDARPRGAALQVDWQDRFDRYADEYPTLAAEFRRRMAGRLPADFAAQAQAIVARFQADAKDVASRQASQLALEAFGPLLPELLGGSADLTESNLTHWSGAQALDASQPAGQHLHYGVREFGMTAIMNGIALHGGLLPYGGTFLVFSDYARNGLRMAALMGLRVVHVLTHDSIGLGEDGPTHQPVEHVSSLRLVPGLSVWRPCDAAETAVAWAQALTAEGPTALALSRQKLPHQARDAGQLAAVERGGYVLADAAGEPEVILIASGSEVALAMAARERLAAEGVAARVVSMPCLERFAAQDAGYRDSVLPPSVTARVAVEAGVTGLWWRYVGDRGQVIGLDRFGESAPAGALFEYFGFTPEAVAAAARATLQRG